One genomic window of Cyanobacteria bacterium FACHB-DQ100 includes the following:
- a CDS encoding adenylosuccinate lyase, with protein MIERYTLPEMGDLWTDHYKFKTWLQVEIAVCEAQAELGYIPQEAVEEIKAKANFDVDRILEIEAQVRHDVIAFLTNVNEYVGDAGRYIHLGMTSSDVLDTALALQMVASLEVIMTHVEALIQAIRYQAQQHRNTVMIGRSHGIHAEPITFGFKLAGWLAEMLRHRDRLCALRKSIAVGQISGAVGTYANIDPRIEALTCQNLGLEPDAASTQVISRDRHADFMNGLALLGASIERFAVEIRNLQRTDVLEVEEFFSKGQKGSSAMPHKRNPIRSERLTGMARLLRGYATAALENVALWHERDISHSSVERVALPDACILAHFMLVETTDLIRNLLVYPENMARNMNVYGGVVFSQRVMLALVQKGLSREDAYAIVQSCAHQAWNREDGNFRKLLSEDQRVTQTLSPAELDECFDPQVHLKNLDQVYQRLGI; from the coding sequence TTGATTGAGCGTTACACCCTGCCTGAGATGGGCGATTTGTGGACGGATCACTATAAGTTCAAAACCTGGCTACAAGTTGAAATTGCAGTGTGTGAAGCACAAGCAGAGCTAGGTTACATTCCCCAAGAAGCCGTCGAAGAAATTAAAGCCAAAGCGAACTTCGATGTCGATCGCATTCTCGAAATCGAAGCGCAAGTCCGTCATGATGTGATCGCATTCCTAACCAACGTAAATGAATATGTTGGCGATGCTGGACGCTATATTCACTTAGGCATGACCAGTTCAGACGTGCTAGATACTGCGCTGGCACTGCAAATGGTGGCAAGTCTAGAAGTGATCATGACGCATGTAGAAGCGCTGATCCAAGCCATTCGTTATCAAGCGCAACAACATCGCAACACGGTGATGATTGGTCGATCTCACGGCATTCACGCAGAACCGATCACGTTTGGATTTAAGCTTGCAGGCTGGTTAGCCGAAATGCTGCGCCACCGCGATCGTCTCTGTGCCTTGAGAAAATCGATCGCGGTTGGTCAAATCTCCGGAGCCGTTGGAACTTACGCCAATATTGACCCACGCATTGAAGCATTAACTTGTCAGAATTTGGGACTAGAACCCGATGCCGCTTCAACACAAGTAATTTCCCGCGATCGTCATGCGGATTTTATGAATGGCTTGGCACTGTTGGGAGCCTCGATCGAGCGGTTCGCGGTTGAAATTCGCAACCTGCAAAGAACCGATGTCCTCGAAGTTGAAGAATTCTTCTCGAAAGGACAAAAAGGCTCGTCTGCAATGCCCCACAAGCGGAATCCGATTCGATCGGAGCGCTTAACCGGAATGGCGCGTCTCCTCCGAGGGTATGCAACCGCCGCACTCGAAAACGTTGCACTCTGGCATGAGCGCGATATTTCGCATAGCTCGGTCGAACGAGTTGCTCTCCCGGATGCCTGCATTCTGGCGCACTTCATGCTGGTAGAAACCACAGATTTGATCAGAAACCTGCTGGTCTATCCGGAGAACATGGCGCGGAATATGAACGTCTACGGAGGTGTTGTATTTAGTCAGCGCGTGATGTTAGCACTGGTGCAAAAAGGGTTGAGTCGGGAAGATGCTTATGCGATCGTCCAATCCTGCGCTCACCAAGCCTGGAACCGTGAAGACGGCAACTTCCGCAAACTCTTGAGCGAAGACCAGCGCGTGACTCAAACCTTATCGCCTGCCGAACTCGATGAATGCTTTGATCCACAAGTTCACCTGAAGAACTTAGATCAGGTCTATCAGCGCTTAGGCATTTAG
- a CDS encoding SH3 domain-containing protein, with product MLLHGSWSRLIGVITVLALVAGCSSKPQSQPNAQSNTATPSPSPPVSESSAPITKSNTNDETSQPTPEPDTPRDTPTQGTRTVEKCIVLMARVNDPDSPLNVRSSPKATTTENIVGQLKNGTYVDVKEEQNGWFRISGETPGWIAKNRTDKTCGEKTERVQFGRGQDSIEIRDRFVGGGTHSYRFNLAKGQKMTLTSGSNRGELLPAVISPSGKSLIADLEQPSSWTGTLPETGDYTLQFDSNFKGYEYTFEVKVR from the coding sequence ATGCTGCTTCACGGTTCCTGGTCACGCTTGATTGGAGTTATTACAGTTCTTGCCCTGGTTGCAGGCTGTTCTTCTAAGCCTCAATCTCAACCCAATGCACAGAGCAACACTGCTACTCCTAGCCCTTCTCCACCTGTTTCGGAATCTTCTGCGCCAATCACAAAGAGCAACACAAACGACGAGACTTCTCAACCCACTCCTGAACCTGATACACCACGCGATACACCTACTCAGGGCACTCGAACGGTTGAAAAGTGCATAGTTTTGATGGCGAGAGTGAATGATCCGGATTCACCGCTCAATGTACGATCGTCTCCCAAAGCAACCACAACCGAGAACATTGTCGGACAGCTAAAAAATGGGACATATGTAGATGTCAAAGAAGAGCAAAATGGCTGGTTCCGAATCAGTGGTGAAACGCCGGGATGGATTGCTAAAAACAGAACGGACAAGACCTGTGGTGAAAAAACTGAGCGCGTTCAGTTTGGCAGGGGACAAGACTCGATCGAGATTCGCGATCGCTTCGTGGGCGGCGGAACGCATAGTTACCGCTTTAATCTTGCCAAAGGGCAGAAAATGACGCTAACGAGTGGCAGCAATCGTGGTGAGCTTCTTCCCGCAGTCATTTCGCCCAGTGGCAAGTCATTAATTGCAGATCTGGAGCAGCCTAGTTCCTGGACGGGCACACTCCCTGAAACCGGAGATTACACGCTCCAGTTTGACTCAAACTTCAAAGGGTACGAATACACCTTTGAAGTCAAAGTACGCTAA
- a CDS encoding rhodanese-related sulfurtransferase: MLMLVATFYKFVQLPDYVELRSPLLALCQAQNLRGTILLAQEGINGTIAGSKDAIDTILEFLKRDLRFADLTIKESETGSGMFDRMKVKLKKEIVTLGRAEANPTQQVGTYVKPQDWNAVISDPEVTVIDVRNQFEVAIGSFRGAIDPQTASFRQFPEYVQTALDPTHHKKVAMFCTGGIRCEKASSYMLAQGFEQVYHLEGGILKYLEEVPPEESLWQGECFVFDQRVAVTHSVSDGSYTMCQACGHPISQDEQASPQYQPGVSCPYCADS, translated from the coding sequence ATGCTTATGTTGGTCGCTACTTTTTATAAATTTGTTCAACTGCCAGATTACGTAGAGCTACGATCGCCCCTGCTTGCCCTCTGCCAAGCCCAGAATTTGCGGGGAACGATTCTACTGGCACAAGAAGGAATTAACGGTACGATCGCTGGCTCAAAGGACGCGATCGACACCATTCTAGAGTTTCTCAAGCGCGATCTACGGTTTGCAGATTTAACGATCAAAGAATCTGAAACAGGATCGGGAATGTTCGATCGCATGAAAGTCAAGCTCAAAAAAGAAATTGTCACTTTGGGACGTGCAGAAGCCAATCCAACTCAGCAAGTCGGAACGTATGTAAAACCGCAAGATTGGAATGCAGTGATTTCTGATCCGGAGGTGACGGTGATTGATGTGCGAAACCAGTTTGAAGTCGCGATCGGTAGCTTTAGGGGCGCGATCGATCCGCAGACCGCTTCGTTTCGGCAGTTCCCGGAGTATGTCCAAACTGCACTTGATCCAACCCACCATAAAAAAGTTGCAATGTTCTGCACAGGTGGAATTCGCTGCGAGAAAGCTTCGTCCTATATGCTTGCTCAAGGTTTTGAGCAGGTTTATCATCTCGAAGGTGGCATCCTCAAATATTTAGAAGAAGTACCTCCCGAAGAAAGTTTATGGCAGGGTGAATGCTTTGTGTTCGATCAGCGGGTCGCAGTGACTCATAGTGTTAGCGATGGTTCCTATACAATGTGCCAAGCCTGTGGTCATCCAATTTCACAGGATGAACAAGCCTCGCCGCAGTATCAACCGGGAGTATCTTGCCCGTATTGCGCAGACTCCTAA
- a CDS encoding glycosyltransferase family 4 protein has protein sequence MRIAQIAPLWETVPPPAYGGAELVVSLLTEELVRRGHDVTLFATGDSTTQAKLDAIHPSALRLDSSVQEFNVYEAIELNRVYQNAHNFDIIHSHIGFAALACAQLVKTPTIHTLHGTFSLDNQKAFSFAKSQPYVSISKSQREPRLGLNYVATVYNGIDPSTHRFYSQPDTPPYLAFLGRLSPEKGPHHAIEIAKRTGYPLKMAGKIDRVDVDYFEQEIKPHIDGEQIQYLGEANHAQKNQLMGNAIATLFPITWREPFGLVMVESMAAGTPVIALELGATSEVIAHEETGFLCQNVDECVAAVYRVHEIDRFNCRKHVENNFSVKQMVDGYEAVYRQILAEKYSQNGHSRNSSLISLER, from the coding sequence GTGCGGATTGCTCAAATTGCTCCTTTATGGGAAACGGTGCCTCCTCCAGCCTATGGAGGTGCAGAACTCGTGGTGAGTCTATTAACCGAAGAGCTAGTTCGTCGAGGACATGATGTAACCTTGTTTGCGACTGGGGATTCTACAACTCAGGCAAAACTCGATGCGATTCATCCTAGCGCACTACGCCTTGATTCATCGGTTCAAGAATTTAATGTTTATGAAGCGATCGAGCTAAATCGCGTTTATCAAAATGCTCACAACTTTGACATTATTCATTCACATATCGGTTTTGCCGCTTTAGCCTGCGCTCAGTTGGTCAAAACGCCCACCATACACACCCTACATGGCACATTCAGCTTAGATAATCAGAAAGCCTTTAGTTTTGCGAAATCACAACCTTACGTTAGTATCTCTAAATCACAACGAGAACCCCGATTAGGATTAAATTACGTTGCCACCGTCTATAACGGGATTGATCCTTCCACCCATCGATTTTATTCCCAGCCAGACACGCCTCCGTATCTGGCTTTTTTAGGGCGACTTTCACCGGAAAAAGGCCCGCACCACGCGATCGAGATTGCTAAGCGCACTGGATACCCGCTGAAAATGGCAGGTAAGATCGATCGAGTTGATGTGGACTATTTTGAGCAGGAAATCAAGCCGCACATTGACGGGGAGCAGATTCAATATCTGGGTGAGGCAAATCATGCTCAGAAGAATCAACTGATGGGAAATGCGATCGCAACGCTATTTCCGATTACCTGGCGGGAGCCGTTTGGACTCGTCATGGTTGAATCAATGGCAGCGGGAACTCCGGTGATTGCGCTGGAACTCGGAGCAACTTCCGAGGTGATTGCACATGAAGAAACTGGATTTTTGTGTCAAAACGTGGATGAATGTGTTGCAGCAGTGTATCGAGTTCATGAGATCGATCGATTTAATTGTCGCAAGCACGTTGAAAATAACTTTAGTGTGAAGCAGATGGTGGATGGTTATGAAGCGGTTTATCGCCAGATTTTAGCTGAGAAGTATAGCCAAAACGGGCATAGCAGAAATTCTTCGCTGATATCACTAGAACGTTAA
- a CDS encoding aminotransferase class V-fold PLP-dependent enzyme yields the protein MRPIYLDNHSTTRVDDRVLAAMLPFFTKHYGNPASVTHAYGWEAEAAVKQARQIIAETIHATPEEIIFTSGATEANNLAIKGVAEAYFNQGRHIITVQTEHNAVLDPCRYLESLGFEVTYLGVDRFGLINLTELEKAMREDTILVSVMAANNEIGVLQPIDKIGELCHSRNILFHTDAAQAIGKIPLTVDHIDLMSITGHKLYAPKGIGALYVRRKNPRVQLSAQLHGGGHERGMRSGTLYTPLIVGLGKAVEIADPTSEAVQIKQLRDRLWQQLNRDGIHLNGHPQERLPGNLNISIEGVDGQALLLGLQSTIAVSSGSACTSAKIEPSHVLSAIGVPDELAYASIRFGIGRFNTEEEIDQAALCVRETVRSLRQA from the coding sequence ATGCGTCCGATTTATCTTGATAACCATTCAACCACACGGGTAGACGATCGCGTTTTAGCCGCAATGCTGCCCTTTTTCACAAAGCATTATGGCAATCCCGCAAGTGTAACTCATGCTTATGGTTGGGAAGCAGAAGCTGCTGTTAAACAAGCCCGCCAAATCATTGCAGAAACAATTCACGCCACACCCGAAGAGATTATTTTTACCAGTGGTGCAACTGAAGCTAATAACTTAGCGATCAAAGGGGTTGCCGAAGCTTACTTCAATCAAGGACGACACATTATTACGGTTCAAACCGAACATAATGCCGTTTTAGACCCCTGTCGCTATCTAGAATCGCTAGGATTTGAAGTAACTTATTTGGGAGTCGATCGCTTCGGTTTGATCAATCTGACTGAACTTGAAAAAGCCATGCGTGAAGATACAATTCTCGTCTCAGTCATGGCAGCAAACAATGAGATTGGTGTGTTGCAGCCGATCGACAAAATCGGTGAACTTTGCCACAGCCGCAACATTCTTTTTCACACTGATGCAGCCCAAGCGATCGGTAAGATTCCGCTCACGGTCGATCACATTGATTTAATGTCAATCACAGGACATAAGCTTTATGCGCCAAAAGGGATTGGTGCATTGTATGTGCGGCGAAAAAATCCGAGAGTTCAACTCTCAGCACAGTTACACGGAGGCGGACACGAGCGAGGAATGCGATCGGGAACACTTTACACCCCTTTGATTGTTGGACTCGGTAAAGCAGTTGAAATTGCTGATCCAACTTCTGAAGCGGTGCAGATCAAGCAATTACGCGATCGCTTATGGCAGCAATTAAACAGGGATGGCATTCATCTCAACGGGCATCCGCAAGAGCGTCTACCGGGAAATTTGAACATCAGCATTGAAGGCGTAGACGGACAAGCTTTACTGCTGGGATTACAATCAACGATCGCGGTTTCATCCGGTTCCGCTTGCACCTCTGCTAAGATAGAACCTTCTCATGTGTTAAGCGCGATCGGAGTTCCTGATGAGTTAGCCTATGCTTCGATTCGCTTTGGAATTGGACGATTTAACACTGAAGAGGAGATCGATCAAGCGGCTTTGTGTGTTAGAGAAACCGTACGATCGCTCAGGCAAGCTTAA
- a CDS encoding MBL fold metallo-hydrolase produces MAHLADRRSQNMAGDFYVDRSCIDCDTCRWMSPEIFAREDSQSIVFHQPANETERLQALQALLACPTGSIGTVEKPTDIKLAQASFPVLVAENVYHCGYHAESSYGAASYLIQRPEGNILIDSPRFTPPLVKRLETMGGVRYLYLTHRDDVADHQKFHDHFECDRILHSDEITRSTQSVEIKLTGTEPFQLDSELLIIPVPGHTKGHTVLLYKNKFLFTGDHLAWSARQNHLVGFREACWYSWDELKRSMQKLSRYDFEWVLPGHGRRYHADLETMYQAMQRCLDWMGLNQATGDWDD; encoded by the coding sequence ATGGCTCACTTAGCAGACCGTCGATCGCAGAATATGGCAGGCGATTTTTATGTTGATCGTTCTTGCATTGATTGTGATACTTGCCGCTGGATGTCTCCAGAAATCTTTGCTCGCGAAGACAGCCAATCGATCGTATTTCATCAACCCGCGAATGAAACTGAGCGGCTCCAAGCACTGCAAGCCTTGTTAGCCTGTCCAACAGGTTCGATCGGAACCGTTGAAAAACCAACCGATATTAAACTTGCTCAAGCGAGCTTTCCAGTTTTAGTTGCTGAAAATGTTTACCATTGCGGCTATCACGCTGAGAGTTCTTATGGTGCTGCAAGCTATTTGATTCAGCGTCCCGAAGGTAATATCTTAATAGACTCGCCAAGGTTCACGCCTCCATTGGTAAAACGATTAGAGACAATGGGTGGAGTGCGTTATCTTTACTTAACGCATCGTGATGATGTTGCGGATCATCAGAAGTTTCACGATCATTTTGAATGCGATCGAATTTTGCATTCCGATGAAATTACCCGCAGTACGCAGAGCGTTGAAATTAAACTCACAGGAACGGAGCCATTTCAGCTTGATTCTGAGTTGTTGATTATCCCAGTTCCTGGGCATACCAAAGGACACACGGTTTTACTGTATAAGAATAAGTTTCTGTTTACAGGCGATCATCTGGCATGGTCAGCAAGACAAAATCATCTGGTCGGATTTCGTGAAGCGTGTTGGTATTCTTGGGATGAATTAAAGCGATCAATGCAGAAACTGAGTCGCTATGATTTTGAATGGGTGCTGCCGGGGCATGGACGGCGCTATCATGCTGACCTTGAAACGATGTACCAAGCAATGCAAAGATGTCTCGATTGGATGGGATTAAACCAAGCGACCGGAGATTGGGATGATTGA